A genomic window from Elaeis guineensis isolate ETL-2024a chromosome 3, EG11, whole genome shotgun sequence includes:
- the LOC105041233 gene encoding cysteine-rich receptor-like protein kinase 44, giving the protein MRFCSWLCGCWTRRAKGDGGRGGGEEKQQQQSSSSSWNLFIDLKTLEAATDNFSDANLLGRGGFGPVYKGVMGNGQEIAVKKLSLESRQGMREFTNEVRLLLKVQHRNLVSLLGCCASAGQKMLVYPYFPNRSLDHFLFDKGKHTSLDWSKRFEIIVGVAKGLLYLHEESPVKIIHRDIKASNILLDDQLNPKISDFGMARLFQEDATHVNTFKISGTHGYMAPEYALNGYLSAKTDVFSFGVLVLEIVSGRKNLDRHLDEEKVDLLSYTWKLLEAGKALEVVDPSLSNWSRDEAALCIQIGLLCCQAIISDRPDMHTIHLMLSSDSFTLPKPGRPGLRGRIGRWTSTPSSTLTNTNTNSTLTGTDGTKASTLCSIAEDDSRNSISVSFTSEGR; this is encoded by the exons ATGCGGTTCTGCTCGTGGCTGTGCGGTTGCTGGACGAGGAGAGCGAAGGGAgatggaggaagaggaggaggagaagaaaagcagcagcagcagtcttcttcttcttcttggaatcTATTCATTGATCTCAAAACATTGGAGGCCGCCACGGATAACTTCTCCGACGCTAATCTCCTCGGCCGTGGTGGTTTCGGCCCTGTTTATAAG GGGGTGATGGGGAACGGGCAGGAGATTGCGGTGAAGAAGCTGTCTCTGGAGTCGCGGCAGGGCATGAGGGAGTTTACCAACGAGGTGCGGCTACTGCTCAAGGTTCAGCACCGCAACCTCGTTTCTCTGCTCGGTTGCTGCGCCTCCGCCGGCCAAAAGATGCTCGTCTACCCCTACTTCCCCAACCGAAGCCTCGATCACTTCCTCTtcg ATAAGGGCAAACACACATCACTAGATTGGTCAAAACGATTTGAGATTATTGTGGGAGTGGCAAAGGGTCTTCTTTATCTTCATGAAGAATCCCCAGTGAAGATCATCCACAGAGACATTAAAGCTAGTAACATTTTGCTCGACGATCAGTTGAATCCAAAGATCTCTGATTTTGGCATGGCGAGGCTCTTCCAGGAGGATGCTACCCATGTTAATACATTTAAGATATCTGGTACCCA TGGTTATATGGCTCCCGAGTATGCACTGAATGGCTATTTGTCAGCAAAGACGGATGTCTTCAGCTTTGGGGTCCTGGTGTTAGAGATTGTAAGTGGGAGGAAAAATCTTGACAGACATTTGGATGAAGAAAAGGTTGACTTATTGAGCTAT ACATGGAAGCTATTGGAAGCAGGAAAGGCATTGGAGGTTGTGGACCCTTCTCTTTCAAATTGGAGCAGGGATGAAGCAGCATTGTGCATCCAGATAGGTTTGTTATGCTGTCAAGCTATTATTTCCGACCGGCCTGACATGCATACCATCCATCTCATGCTCTCAAGTGATTCATTCACATTGCCGAAACCTGGTAGACCAGGATTACGTGGGCGCATAGGGCGTTGGACCAGCACTCCTTCATCAACTCTCACTAACACAAATACAAATAGTACCTTAACTGGCACTGACGGCACAAAAGCCTCTACTTTATGTAGTATAGCAGAAGATGACTCTAGGAATTCTATTTCTGTTTCTTTTACTTCAGAGGGTCGCTGA